The following proteins are encoded in a genomic region of Pyrus communis chromosome 11, drPyrComm1.1, whole genome shotgun sequence:
- the LOC137709074 gene encoding uncharacterized mitochondrial protein AtMg00810-like, with translation MYKARLVANGYTQTYGDDYQETFSQETFSPVAKMNTVRVLISLAANLNWPLKQFDVKNAFLHGHLEEERSGKMTALIIYVDDMIIMGDDTEEMMKLEQNLADDFEMKNLEDLKYFLSVEVARSPRGIFLSQRKYVLNLLKETGMLGCKPVDTPIVEKHYLGIHLDQEPVDKGRSQRLVGRLIYLSYTRPDIAYAVSVVSQFMHSPSVDHMAAVMRILAHLKSAPGKGILYACHGHMRIDGFTNADWAGDVIDRRSTSGYFTFVEGNLVTWWSKKQNVVSRSSTEVEYKGMAQGVRFFGYGSYFRVSILNIREQWTCIVITSPLEK, from the exons ATGTATAAAGCAAGGTTAGTAGCAAATGGTTACACTCAAACTTATGGTGATGATTATCAGGAAACTTTTTCTCAGGAAACTTTTTCTCCAGTGGCAAAGATGAATACAGTACGGGTTCTGATTTCTTTAGCTGCAAATTTGAATTGGCCACTGAaacaatttgatgtgaaaaatgcttttcttcatgggcaCTTGGAAGAAGAG AGAAGTGGGAAAATGACGGCcttaattatttatgtggatgacatgatAATAATGGGTGATGATACGGAAGAGATGATGAAGTTGGAGCAAAACCTGGCTGACGATTTCGAGATGAAGAATTTGGaagatttgaaatattttcttagCGTGGAAGTTGCTAGGTCACCTAGAGGTATTTTCTTATCTCAACGTAAATATGTTTtgaatttattaaaagaaacagGCATGCTGGGATGTAAACCTGTGGACACTCCGATAGTGGAGAAACATTATTTGGGGATTCATCTAGATCAGGAACCGGTTGACAAAGGTAGGTCTCAAAGACTAGTGGGGAGGTTGATTTATTTGTCTTACACTCGTCCGGATATTGCCTATGCCGTAAGTGTGgttagtcaatttatgcactcaCCAAGTGTGGATCATATGGCTGCAGTAATGAGAATCTTGGCACATTTGAAGTCTGCCCCTGGTAAAGGGATTTTGTATGCATGTCATGGACATATGAGGATTGATGGATTTACaaatgctgattgggcaggtgatGTGATTGATAGAAGGTCTACATCTGGGTATTTTACATTTGTTGAAGGTAATTTGGTCACATGGTGGAGCAAGAAGCAGAATGTGGTATCACGATCCTCTACTGAAGTCGAGTATAAGGGGATGGCACAAGGTGTGAGATTCTTTGGCTACGGAAGTTACTTTAGAGTCTCGATTTTAAACATAAGGGAGCAATGGACTTGTATTGTGATAACAAGTCCGCTAGAGAAATAG